A single genomic interval of Mucilaginibacter robiniae harbors:
- a CDS encoding YbbR-like domain-containing protein gives MALVKLSASERRRLTAFITCLLVAMVAWVFATLSSTYNFTSKKVISFKNTPLKRAFRSLQSDTAIVTVQGNGWQMLLSKISPDIQPVYVDLHTLEHSNYIALNTQLAQINTQHNQNEKVIAIDPDTLYFDFTNRLSKKVPVQPVLNIKYQSQYKNSSRIVVKPAYIILNGPTNLIDKITSWKTDTLKLQNISNTIDANINLQATKEANINFYPKTVQVHIPVEEFTEKVLSVPVKIINNQHYDNIKVFPQRVKVTFTTPLSRYAEIDEDFFEATADLNFYLQYGYSVLPVKITHAPAYCNIVSIEPQNIDFLIKK, from the coding sequence ATGGCACTGGTAAAACTATCTGCATCTGAACGCAGGCGGCTCACCGCTTTTATTACCTGCCTGCTGGTAGCTATGGTGGCTTGGGTATTTGCTACCCTATCCAGTACTTATAACTTCACCTCGAAAAAAGTTATCAGCTTTAAAAACACACCACTGAAAAGAGCGTTTCGGTCTCTGCAGTCAGATACCGCTATTGTAACCGTACAAGGGAATGGCTGGCAAATGTTACTTTCAAAAATAAGCCCCGACATACAGCCCGTGTATGTTGACCTGCATACCCTAGAGCATAGCAATTATATTGCACTAAATACTCAATTGGCTCAAATCAATACGCAGCACAACCAAAATGAAAAGGTTATAGCAATTGATCCAGACACGCTGTATTTTGATTTTACGAATCGCTTGAGTAAAAAAGTTCCGGTACAGCCTGTTTTAAACATTAAGTATCAGTCACAATATAAAAATTCGAGCAGAATAGTTGTTAAACCAGCTTACATTATTTTAAATGGGCCAACTAATTTGATTGATAAAATTACCAGTTGGAAAACAGATACCTTGAAACTACAGAATATTAGTAATACAATAGATGCTAATATAAATTTGCAAGCGACCAAAGAAGCCAATATTAATTTTTACCCGAAGACTGTTCAGGTTCATATTCCCGTTGAGGAGTTTACAGAAAAGGTTCTAAGCGTACCCGTCAAGATCATTAACAATCAGCATTACGATAATATAAAAGTCTTTCCGCAAAGAGTTAAAGTAACATTTACCACGCCGCTAAGTCGCTATGCTGAAATAGATGAAGATTTTTTTGAAGCCACCGCAGATTTAAACTTTTATCTGCAATATGGCTATAGTGTGCTTCCTGTTAAAATAACACATGCGCCTGCCTACTGTAACATTGTAAGCATTGAACCGCAAAACATTGATTTTTTAATTAAAAAATAA
- the nusB gene encoding transcription antitermination factor NusB translates to MLNRRHLRVKVLQALYAYHQTDQKDVKLHEKNLLQNIDKVYEMYIWMLSLIDEVIHYAHNDAAERANKHLPTAEDLNPNLKIIENRFITSLHANKEYNLAIKKYKVSWDFDPELAKTLFTALKNSDDYKAYLKKTDDTLQTDKDIIKYIFKKVILKSSLAEQVFEDKFIFWPVDKDVLQALIAKTFKNFSHDNPQENKLAEITGNWVEDRDFIVNLFEQAIRHDGEYQELISNKTQNWEPERIAMMDTLLMKMAITEFINFTSIPVKVTINEYLEIAKEFSTPKSNSFINGILDKILFELKEQHKIRKTGRGLIE, encoded by the coding sequence ATGTTAAACAGAAGACACCTCAGGGTTAAAGTATTGCAAGCTTTATACGCCTATCATCAAACAGACCAAAAAGATGTAAAACTGCACGAAAAGAATTTACTGCAGAACATTGATAAGGTATATGAGATGTACATCTGGATGCTATCGCTGATTGATGAGGTAATCCACTACGCTCATAATGATGCAGCCGAGAGAGCCAACAAACACCTACCTACTGCTGAAGATTTAAACCCTAATCTTAAAATTATTGAGAACCGGTTTATTACTTCGCTACATGCCAACAAAGAGTACAACCTGGCTATCAAGAAATACAAAGTATCTTGGGATTTTGATCCGGAACTAGCTAAAACATTATTTACAGCACTCAAAAACTCTGATGATTACAAAGCATATCTAAAAAAAACAGATGATACTTTGCAAACCGATAAAGACATTATCAAATACATCTTTAAGAAGGTGATTTTGAAATCATCTCTGGCCGAACAAGTTTTTGAAGATAAATTTATTTTCTGGCCGGTTGATAAAGATGTGCTACAAGCTTTAATTGCCAAAACGTTCAAAAACTTTTCGCACGATAACCCGCAAGAAAATAAACTTGCTGAAATTACCGGCAATTGGGTTGAAGACCGGGATTTTATTGTAAATCTGTTTGAACAAGCTATACGGCATGACGGAGAATATCAGGAATTAATTAGCAATAAAACCCAGAACTGGGAACCTGAACGTATTGCTATGATGGATACTTTGCTGATGAAGATGGCCATTACAGAATTTATTAACTTTACCTCTATTCCGGTTAAAGTTACCATTAATGAGTATCTTGAAATTGCAAAGGAATTTAGTACACCTAAAAGTAATTCTTTCATCAACGGTATATTAGATAAAATCCTTTTTGAATTGAAAGAACAGCATAAAATACGGAAAACGGGCCGTGGCTTAATTGAATAA
- the mgtE gene encoding magnesium transporter has translation MEEMVEQIELLLENNQHEELRNYLNNLNISDVEQLIDELPEHAPLFMETLSLNRAVNVFRILDFPTQERLLKKLSGPKIIELINELPPDDRTSLFSEMHGDTVKNLILHLPPDDRKQALSLLGYEEDSVGRLMTPDYIAVKASWDVVKVLSHIRRYGKNSETIDVLYVIDDNGVLLDDIRIREILLVDPATKISDLMDKRLIALNVNDPQEEAINVFRMNNRVALPVTDKHDILLGIVTVDDILWIANEEYTEDIQKIGGTEALDEPYLDIPLLRLVKKRVGWLIILFLSEMLTATAMGFFEEPIKKAVVLALFVPLIISSGGNSGSQASTLIIQAMALGEITVADWWRVMRREILSGLLLGVTLGVIGFCRIYIWTLFSNIYGPHWLQVGITVGIALIGIVLWGSLAGSMLPLLLKRLGLDPATSSAPFVATLVDVTGLIIYFTVAVSIMHI, from the coding sequence ATGGAAGAAATGGTTGAACAAATAGAACTATTGCTGGAAAACAATCAACATGAAGAGTTGCGCAACTATTTGAACAACCTGAACATATCGGACGTAGAGCAATTAATTGATGAACTACCTGAACATGCCCCTTTATTCATGGAAACCTTATCGCTCAATCGTGCGGTAAATGTTTTTCGTATTCTCGATTTCCCTACTCAAGAACGCCTGCTAAAAAAGTTATCCGGTCCCAAAATTATCGAACTGATTAACGAACTTCCGCCGGATGATCGTACATCCCTGTTTAGTGAAATGCATGGGGATACGGTGAAAAACCTTATTTTACATTTACCCCCTGATGATCGTAAGCAAGCTTTATCATTGCTAGGCTATGAGGAAGACAGTGTAGGCCGATTGATGACTCCTGATTACATTGCTGTAAAAGCAAGCTGGGATGTCGTTAAAGTACTATCACACATCAGGCGTTACGGTAAAAACTCAGAAACCATTGATGTGCTTTATGTGATTGATGATAATGGTGTTTTACTGGATGATATTCGTATTCGTGAAATTTTGTTGGTTGATCCGGCCACAAAAATCAGCGATTTGATGGATAAACGCCTGATTGCATTAAATGTTAATGACCCTCAGGAAGAAGCCATTAACGTTTTCCGGATGAATAACCGGGTGGCTTTGCCTGTTACTGATAAACATGATATTCTGTTGGGTATTGTTACGGTAGATGATATTTTGTGGATTGCCAATGAAGAATATACTGAAGATATTCAGAAAATTGGTGGTACGGAAGCCCTTGATGAGCCCTATCTTGATATTCCATTGTTACGATTGGTTAAAAAGCGGGTTGGTTGGCTGATCATTTTATTTTTAAGCGAAATGCTAACGGCTACGGCTATGGGTTTTTTTGAAGAGCCTATCAAGAAAGCGGTAGTATTAGCTTTGTTTGTGCCCTTAATTATATCAAGTGGCGGCAACAGCGGATCTCAAGCTTCTACCCTGATTATTCAAGCAATGGCTTTAGGCGAAATTACTGTAGCAGATTGGTGGCGAGTAATGCGCCGTGAAATACTTTCCGGATTACTCTTGGGGGTAACTTTAGGTGTAATCGGCTTTTGCCGTATTTACATCTGGACACTGTTTAGCAATATCTATGGCCCTCATTGGTTACAAGTGGGTATTACAGTAGGTATTGCTTTAATAGGTATTGTATTGTGGGGGTCATTAGCAGGTTCCATGTTGCCCCTTTTACTTAAACGATTAGGTTTAGACCCAGCCACCTCTTCGGCTCCCTTCGTAGCCACATTAGTAGATGTAACCGGACTTATTATCTACTTTACTGTTGCCGTATCTATTATGCATATTTAG
- the coaE gene encoding dephospho-CoA kinase (Dephospho-CoA kinase (CoaE) performs the final step in coenzyme A biosynthesis.), which produces MLKIGITGNIGSGKTTVSKVFELLGIPVFYADVHAKNVMTADPELIASLMQTFGSAAYLPDGSLNRKYIAGIVFNNEVELQKLNALVHPAVFRAFDSWASQQNQAPYLLKEAALLFESGSNQACDFTIVVTAPTTMRINRVMQRDRISETEAESRNAKQMQEDDKIKLANFTICNDNSKLVIPQVLALHEQFLAKASTLS; this is translated from the coding sequence ATGCTAAAAATTGGCATAACAGGGAATATAGGTAGTGGAAAAACCACCGTTAGTAAAGTTTTTGAACTGCTTGGCATACCTGTATTCTATGCAGATGTACATGCCAAAAACGTGATGACTGCCGATCCAGAACTTATAGCCTCACTTATGCAAACATTTGGTTCTGCAGCCTACCTGCCTGATGGCAGTTTAAACCGAAAATATATAGCAGGCATTGTATTTAATAATGAGGTAGAGCTACAAAAACTGAATGCTCTGGTACATCCTGCCGTATTTAGGGCATTTGATAGCTGGGCTTCACAGCAAAACCAAGCACCATATCTATTGAAGGAAGCCGCTTTGCTTTTTGAAAGTGGTTCAAACCAAGCTTGCGATTTTACGATAGTAGTAACAGCCCCCACAACAATGCGCATCAACCGGGTTATGCAGCGTGATCGGATTAGCGAAACAGAAGCAGAAAGCCGTAATGCTAAACAAATGCAGGAGGATGACAAAATAAAATTAGCTAATTTCACTATTTGTAATGATAACTCAAAGCTTGTTATTCCGCAGGTACTAGCATTACATGAACAGTTTTTAGCTAAAGCTAGTACCCTATCATGA
- a CDS encoding DUF1573 domain-containing protein: MRNLIVIALLAGTLAACQSSTTNQQNGGDSASTSASTKVNPALAPVIKFEHEVHDFGKIKQGDKVTYAFDFTNNGKSPLIITDAVATCGCTRPEWPKEPTKPGDKGTIKVTFNSIGKTGQQDKMITVTANTIPAQSMVHLTGEVIDPNKK, encoded by the coding sequence ATGAGAAATCTGATTGTAATTGCTTTACTGGCCGGCACGTTGGCGGCTTGTCAATCATCCACTACTAACCAGCAAAACGGTGGTGACTCTGCATCAACTTCTGCTTCCACAAAAGTTAATCCGGCTTTAGCTCCGGTTATTAAATTTGAACATGAGGTACATGATTTTGGCAAAATTAAACAAGGTGATAAAGTAACTTATGCTTTTGATTTTACCAATAATGGAAAATCACCTTTAATTATTACTGATGCGGTGGCTACCTGCGGCTGTACCAGACCTGAATGGCCAAAGGAACCTACAAAACCTGGCGACAAAGGCACCATTAAGGTAACTTTTAATAGCATTGGTAAAACCGGCCAGCAAGATAAAATGATCACGGTAACGGCTAACACTATACCAGCACAAAGCATGGTACATTTAACCGGTGAAGTAATTGACCCTAACAAAAAATAA
- a CDS encoding MBL fold metallo-hydrolase, with the protein MILDDFLVFDDHGLYCRYGDFYLDPQQPVQHAVISHAHADHAVAGNRQVYCTPATARFMQLRYSKNAGGQFHLYKWHQSFTIGAVKIFFIPAGHILGSAQVVMHYEGITYLYTGDYKLQPDSTCEPIEWIKADVLITESTFGNPAIKHPDPVEEIKKLKEIESNILLGAYGLGKAQRLIKLISEYAPNKKVLVHHRIAPINTIYEQLGYAVGNYQMYNRKLMKTQDEYVYLVPPFTFDSYLRATGVKRIFASGWKNLQVNQQDTLFISDHADWDNILYTVEQVSPKQIWTLHGDGSHLKSYFDNQLTVKALN; encoded by the coding sequence ATGATTTTAGACGACTTCCTGGTATTTGATGATCATGGATTATACTGCCGTTACGGTGATTTCTACTTAGATCCACAGCAACCTGTTCAACACGCAGTTATCTCGCATGCGCATGCCGATCATGCTGTGGCTGGTAATCGGCAGGTATATTGCACGCCGGCTACAGCACGTTTTATGCAACTGCGTTACAGTAAAAACGCTGGTGGCCAGTTTCATTTATATAAATGGCATCAATCATTTACAATAGGCGCAGTAAAAATTTTCTTTATACCTGCTGGCCATATACTAGGCTCGGCTCAGGTTGTTATGCATTATGAGGGTATTACTTATTTATACACCGGTGACTACAAGCTACAGCCAGACTCTACCTGCGAACCTATTGAATGGATAAAAGCAGATGTACTAATTACCGAAAGTACTTTTGGCAATCCTGCTATCAAACACCCCGACCCTGTTGAAGAGATAAAAAAGCTAAAGGAAATTGAGAGTAACATTTTATTAGGTGCATATGGATTAGGCAAAGCTCAACGTTTGATTAAACTAATCAGTGAATATGCTCCAAACAAGAAAGTACTTGTACATCATCGTATTGCACCTATAAATACAATTTATGAACAATTAGGCTATGCTGTAGGTAACTACCAAATGTATAACCGAAAACTCATGAAAACACAGGATGAGTATGTTTACCTAGTACCTCCTTTTACATTTGACAGTTATTTACGAGCTACTGGTGTGAAGCGTATATTCGCTTCGGGCTGGAAAAATTTACAGGTGAACCAGCAGGATACTTTATTTATATCAGACCATGCTGACTGGGATAATATTTTATATACTGTTGAGCAAGTTTCTCCAAAACAAATTTGGACTCTACATGGTGATGGCAGTCACCTGAAAAGCTATTTTGATAATCAACTAACTGTTAAGGCTCTAAATTAA
- a CDS encoding MarR family winged helix-turn-helix transcriptional regulator: protein MQIEKEIQSDKFEDSYHKVVINLSYTYSWMANQLRSQFEKYNLTSQQFNVLRILRGQYPKPATVNLLKERMLDKMSDASRIVDRLVQKELVSRCTNNHDRRAVDIRISEKGLDVLNQMDNSFKTADLLKKNITEQEADQLSNLLDKLRG from the coding sequence ATGCAAATCGAGAAAGAAATACAAAGCGATAAATTTGAAGATAGTTATCATAAAGTTGTTATAAATCTTTCTTATACGTATAGCTGGATGGCAAACCAGCTACGCTCCCAATTTGAAAAATACAACCTAACCAGTCAGCAATTTAACGTGCTACGTATATTGCGTGGGCAATACCCGAAACCAGCTACCGTAAATTTGCTTAAAGAACGTATGTTAGATAAAATGTCTGATGCTTCGCGTATTGTTGATCGTCTGGTTCAAAAAGAATTGGTATCACGTTGTACGAACAATCATGATAGGCGTGCAGTAGACATTCGTATCAGTGAAAAAGGATTGGATGTATTAAACCAGATGGACAATTCTTTTAAAACAGCCGATCTCTTAAAAAAGAACATTACAGAGCAGGAAGCAGACCAGCTAAGTAATTTGCTAGATAAACTACGAGGATAA
- a CDS encoding ABC transporter ATP-binding protein, with protein MKSLAYLNKFFYKYRWRLIPGVLFVVISNIFGVLPAQVIRVAFDLVAENIQIYHLYAGFSRQTVIYEIFGSSLLLFGVLVLVLSLLRGLFLFFMRQTIILMSRHIEYDLKNEIYQHYQELSLAFYRRNNTGDLMNRVTEDVSRVRMYLGPGIMYSINTIVLFVLTVYAMLSVNTRLAFFSLLPMPVLVLSIYYVNNIINQRSERIQERLSSLSSFVQENISGIRVIKSYVREAFVSQEFAVESEDYKTQSMALVKVQALFYPMMLLLVGLSNVLIIYIGGIEVMKGNITSGNIAEFVVYLNQLMFPVMSLGWVTSLVQRAAASQKRINEFLHAQPEIQSPNVQPQAIAGGITFNKVSFTYPDTGIKALQNVSFQAEAGQMVAIIGRTGSGKSTIANLIMRMYDCTQGEILIDNTPLKQINLNSYRSQVGFVPQEVFLFSDTIANNIAFSADVLDMAKVEQAAKDAAVYNNIIELEDSFATLIGERGITLSGGQKQRVSIARAIIKEPQILIFDDCLSAVDTRTEEEILSNLGRLMKDKTSIIIAHRISTIRNADKILVMDEGCIVEQGNHEDLMQQKGVYFELYEKQLLEEQESAG; from the coding sequence ATGAAAAGTCTGGCTTACCTAAATAAGTTTTTTTATAAATATCGCTGGCGGCTTATACCGGGTGTATTGTTTGTCGTTATCTCCAATATTTTTGGTGTGCTGCCTGCACAGGTTATCCGGGTCGCTTTTGATTTGGTGGCTGAGAATATTCAAATTTATCACCTGTATGCAGGTTTTAGCCGTCAAACTGTTATATACGAAATTTTTGGTTCCAGTCTGTTGCTTTTCGGCGTATTAGTACTGGTACTTTCTTTGTTGCGTGGTTTGTTTTTGTTTTTCATGCGCCAAACCATCATTTTAATGTCGCGGCACATTGAGTACGATTTGAAAAATGAAATTTATCAACATTATCAGGAGTTATCATTAGCCTTTTACCGGCGTAACAATACCGGGGATTTAATGAACCGAGTTACGGAAGACGTAAGCCGCGTGCGTATGTATTTGGGGCCTGGTATTATGTATTCTATTAACACGATAGTACTTTTTGTGTTAACGGTTTACGCCATGCTGAGCGTTAATACCCGTTTGGCCTTTTTTTCTTTACTACCTATGCCTGTGCTTGTACTGAGCATCTATTATGTAAATAATATTATCAACCAGCGCAGCGAGCGCATACAGGAAAGGTTATCTTCTCTTTCCAGCTTTGTGCAGGAAAACATATCAGGTATCCGTGTAATCAAATCGTATGTACGGGAAGCTTTCGTTAGCCAGGAGTTTGCTGTTGAGAGTGAAGATTACAAAACCCAATCTATGGCGTTGGTAAAGGTACAAGCTTTGTTTTATCCGATGATGCTACTGCTGGTAGGATTAAGTAATGTGCTGATTATCTATATTGGTGGTATAGAGGTCATGAAAGGTAACATCACCTCGGGTAATATCGCCGAGTTTGTGGTGTATCTGAATCAGTTGATGTTTCCGGTAATGTCATTAGGGTGGGTAACTTCGTTGGTACAACGTGCGGCAGCATCACAAAAACGAATTAACGAGTTTCTGCATGCACAGCCTGAAATACAATCACCTAATGTACAGCCGCAGGCTATTGCTGGTGGCATTACCTTTAATAAGGTAAGCTTTACTTATCCGGATACCGGGATTAAAGCCTTACAAAATGTGTCTTTTCAAGCTGAAGCAGGGCAGATGGTGGCGATAATTGGACGTACAGGTTCTGGTAAATCAACTATTGCTAACCTGATTATGAGGATGTACGATTGTACGCAAGGAGAAATCTTGATTGACAATACTCCGTTAAAGCAAATAAACTTGAACAGCTATCGTTCACAAGTAGGTTTTGTACCGCAGGAAGTTTTCTTGTTTTCAGATACCATTGCTAACAATATTGCTTTTAGCGCTGATGTACTGGATATGGCTAAAGTTGAGCAGGCTGCTAAAGATGCCGCGGTGTATAACAATATTATAGAACTGGAAGATAGCTTTGCAACGCTGATTGGCGAAAGAGGGATTACATTATCGGGCGGGCAAAAACAACGCGTATCTATTGCCCGGGCTATTATTAAGGAACCTCAAATATTAATTTTTGATGATTGCCTTTCAGCCGTAGATACCCGTACAGAGGAAGAGATCTTGAGTAACTTGGGTCGGTTAATGAAAGATAAAACCAGTATTATTATTGCTCACCGTATTTCAACTATTCGAAATGCCGATAAAATTTTGGTGATGGATGAAGGTTGTATTGTGGAACAAGGTAACCATGAAGACCTGATGCAACAAAAAGGCGTTTACTTTGAGCTTTACGAAAAGCAATTATTGGAAGAGCAGGAGAGTGCAGGGTAA
- the yajC gene encoding preprotein translocase subunit YajC: MTATILLQAAGGGILGSGIVPMILIIVVFYFFMIRPQVKKQKDQKKYVDELKRGDKVVTTSGIHGRVAEVFEKHFVIEIDKGVNVKFDKSAISLDASKALNTTTTSVETKA; the protein is encoded by the coding sequence ATGACAGCAACTATTTTATTGCAGGCAGCAGGCGGCGGTATTCTCGGCAGCGGTATTGTACCGATGATTCTGATTATCGTGGTATTTTATTTTTTCATGATTCGTCCGCAGGTAAAAAAGCAAAAGGATCAGAAAAAATATGTGGATGAATTAAAAAGAGGAGACAAAGTTGTTACCACTTCAGGCATACACGGCCGTGTAGCTGAAGTATTTGAAAAGCATTTTGTAATCGAGATTGATAAAGGTGTAAATGTAAAGTTTGATAAATCGGCCATTTCACTAGATGCATCAAAAGCATTAAACACTACCACCACCTCTGTTGAAACTAAAGCTTAA
- a CDS encoding DUF5522 domain-containing protein, producing the protein MLKAEIDYYINADGNYVFTREYHLKRGHCCKNKCLHCPWNFGRPKCVKVIKKK; encoded by the coding sequence ATGTTGAAAGCAGAAATTGACTATTATATCAATGCGGATGGTAATTATGTATTTACACGCGAGTACCATTTAAAACGAGGTCACTGCTGCAAAAACAAATGTTTGCATTGTCCGTGGAACTTTGGACGGCCTAAATGTGTTAAAGTAATTAAAAAGAAATAA
- a CDS encoding DUF3276 family protein: MGDFDNRERDEVFSKKVRAGKRTYFFDVKATRSNDYYITITESKKRLEDGSFVKHKIFLYKEDFEKFAEGLKDTVDYIKDHQEVTEKRYEYNELSEITKAAGVAGAEEDFSF, encoded by the coding sequence ATGGGAGATTTTGATAATAGAGAGCGGGATGAAGTTTTTTCGAAGAAGGTAAGAGCCGGGAAAAGAACTTATTTTTTTGATGTAAAAGCCACACGTTCAAACGACTATTACATCACGATTACAGAGAGTAAGAAGCGTTTGGAAGATGGGTCTTTCGTGAAACACAAAATCTTTTTATATAAAGAAGACTTTGAAAAATTTGCCGAAGGTTTAAAAGACACGGTAGATTATATCAAAGACCATCAGGAAGTAACTGAAAAACGTTACGAGTATAACGAGTTATCAGAAATAACCAAAGCAGCCGGCGTTGCTGGTGCTGAAGAGGACTTTTCTTTCTAA